One window from the genome of Myxococcales bacterium encodes:
- the trpB gene encoding tryptophan synthase subunit beta, translated as MHEPKPVGEATPGRYGAFGGQYVAETLMPALHQLTSAWSAAKADPAYWQLYDRYLRDTVGRPSLLTEAPRLSEALGARLLLKREDLNHTGSHKINNCIGQVLLAKRLGKTRIIAETGAGQHGVATATVCAMFDLPCEIYMGARDVERQQLNVLRMRMLGATVHAVAAGSATLKDALNEALRDWVTNVGHTHYIIGSVAGPHPYPEIVRDLQAVIGREALEQTRQLTGDLPDAAVACVGGGSNAAGLFAPMVPHGEIRLFGVEAAGDGLDTDRHAATISRGVIGVLHGAKSLVLCEREGAAIGQIIEPHSISAGLDYPGVGPEHAYWHATGRVTYLARTDAEALAGMSQLARLEGILCALESAHAVAALPDVIAAVGKGKPIVVNISGRGDKDMHTVAAHLAKESA; from the coding sequence ATGCATGAGCCCAAGCCGGTAGGGGAGGCCACGCCTGGCCGGTACGGCGCCTTCGGTGGCCAATACGTCGCCGAGACCTTGATGCCAGCGCTGCATCAATTGACCAGCGCGTGGAGCGCCGCCAAGGCCGACCCCGCATATTGGCAGCTCTACGATCGATATCTCCGCGATACCGTTGGTCGGCCCTCGCTGCTGACCGAGGCCCCGCGGCTCAGCGAGGCGCTCGGCGCGCGGCTGCTGCTCAAGCGCGAAGATCTAAATCATACCGGCTCGCACAAGATCAACAATTGCATCGGGCAGGTGCTGCTCGCTAAACGCCTCGGCAAGACGCGCATCATCGCCGAAACCGGGGCCGGCCAGCATGGCGTCGCAACGGCCACGGTATGCGCCATGTTCGATTTGCCCTGCGAAATCTATATGGGCGCGCGCGACGTCGAGCGCCAACAACTCAATGTCTTGCGCATGCGCATGCTAGGGGCGACCGTTCACGCCGTCGCCGCAGGCAGCGCCACGCTCAAGGACGCGCTCAACGAGGCGCTGCGCGACTGGGTGACCAACGTCGGCCACACCCACTACATTATCGGCTCGGTGGCGGGCCCCCATCCGTATCCGGAAATCGTGCGCGACCTGCAGGCGGTCATTGGTCGCGAAGCACTTGAGCAAACGCGCCAGCTCACCGGCGACCTGCCTGATGCCGCGGTCGCCTGCGTGGGTGGCGGCTCGAACGCCGCCGGGCTCTTTGCGCCGATGGTGCCCCATGGCGAGATTCGCCTGTTTGGCGTCGAGGCCGCGGGCGATGGTCTCGACACCGACCGGCACGCGGCGACAATTTCGCGCGGGGTGATCGGCGTGTTGCACGGCGCCAAATCGCTCGTGCTCTGCGAGCGCGAGGGCGCCGCGATCGGACAGATCATCGAACCGCACTCGATTAGCGCAGGCCTCGACTACCCCGGCGTTGGCCCGGAGCACGCCTATTGGCACGCCACCGGGCGCGTGACCTATTTGGCCCGCACCGACGCAGAGGCCTTGGCGGGCATGTCGCAGCTGGCGCGTCTCGAAGGCATCTTGTGTGCGCTTGAGAGCGCGCATGCGGTGGCCGCCTTGCCCGATGTCATTGCCGCGGTTGGTAAAGGTAAACCCATCGTCGTTAACATCTCGGGGCGAGGCGATAAGGATATGCACACCGTCGCGGCGCATCTCGCGAAGGAGTCCGCATGA